The following are encoded in a window of Psychrobacter sp. P11F6 genomic DNA:
- the hemC gene encoding hydroxymethylbilane synthase, producing the protein MSNPQQTALTTLNIATRQSPLALWQAEHIRARLLDLYPELTINLLKIVTKGDKILDTPLAKIGGKGLFVKELEQALYDKQADIAVHSLKDVPMQLPEGLMLGVYCKRASPTDAFVSNTYNSIDELPQGAVVGTSSLRRQCQLKAYRPDLQIKTLRGNVGTRLGKLDAGEYDAIILATSGLQRIELDERIRGELDINACLPAVGQGALAIECREGDDEVLKLLAPLNDDKARIRLIAERALNRHLEGGCQVPIAAYAVLQMADETSSNNDDNGDNGNNDNGNVLWLRGRVGQADGSELLKAEKRVTLIGTQAEQEVQANQLGIDVANILLADGAGDILSAIYHPE; encoded by the coding sequence ATGAGCAATCCGCAGCAAACTGCTTTGACTACCTTGAATATCGCCACGCGTCAGAGCCCTTTAGCATTATGGCAAGCTGAGCATATCCGTGCTCGTCTACTAGATTTGTATCCTGAATTGACGATTAACTTGCTAAAAATTGTCACTAAGGGTGACAAGATTTTGGACACACCTTTGGCTAAAATTGGTGGTAAAGGTTTGTTTGTTAAAGAGCTTGAGCAAGCACTATATGACAAACAAGCGGACATCGCGGTACATTCATTAAAAGACGTACCGATGCAGCTTCCTGAAGGCTTGATGCTGGGCGTCTATTGCAAACGCGCCTCACCGACTGATGCTTTTGTGTCCAATACTTATAATAGTATTGATGAGTTGCCGCAAGGGGCAGTCGTTGGCACGTCAAGTTTGCGTCGTCAGTGTCAGCTTAAAGCCTATCGCCCAGACCTACAAATCAAAACCTTACGCGGTAACGTTGGTACACGTTTGGGCAAGCTGGATGCTGGCGAGTATGATGCGATTATTTTAGCGACCAGTGGTTTGCAGCGTATCGAGCTGGATGAGCGCATACGCGGCGAGCTTGATATCAATGCTTGCCTGCCTGCGGTTGGTCAAGGCGCCTTAGCGATCGAATGCCGTGAAGGTGATGATGAGGTATTAAAATTACTGGCACCACTGAATGATGATAAAGCTCGTATCCGCCTCATTGCTGAGCGCGCGCTGAACCGTCACTTAGAGGGTGGCTGCCAAGTGCCCATTGCTGCTTATGCCGTGTTACAAATGGCGGATGAGACGAGCAGCAACAATGATGATAACGGTGACAATGGCAATAACGACAACGGCAATGTGTTATGGCTACGTGGCCGCGTCGGTCAAGCGGATGGCAGCGAGCTGCTAAAAGCAGAGAAACGCGTCACGTTGATTGGCACACAAGCCGAGCAAGAAGTACAGGCTAATCAGCTTGGTATTGATGTTGCCAATATACTGCTTGCCGATGGCGCGGGTGATATCTTATCTGCGATTTATCATCCTGAATAG
- a CDS encoding uroporphyrinogen-III synthase, translating to MSSTLNHAQLIANSQSNNESSLTQVVINTRPVERAAALTDHLQAAGLTVVEIPMLTLQPRPTTEQDMTLMRHWLAGDYKALVIVSPTAAASGLAVWQALEDERQAQNHDNDNDNNERKNIAINALQAPSHLIAVGEATASVLNNAKIEASNYQVLQPHIANNEGMLAMPEIERLQAGDKLLVWRGLGGRRLLVDTLLARGVHIDSIAWYERIMPVEAMAQYEQWLKEFLTDNLTHNMMQDALAAHQPKPIVVISSGTAFEHWESIVRAVAEKALKQETARETPAILPYKLSDFSYVVLGERLANMVAEQQLSYWRVEDLAPETILAAIHAKAC from the coding sequence ATGTCATCAACATTAAATCACGCCCAGCTTATTGCTAACAGTCAATCAAATAATGAGTCATCACTCACGCAAGTAGTCATTAATACTCGCCCAGTGGAGCGTGCCGCTGCATTGACGGATCATCTACAAGCAGCAGGGCTGACGGTGGTAGAGATACCGATGTTGACGTTACAACCGCGCCCAACGACTGAGCAAGACATGACGCTGATGCGGCATTGGCTAGCAGGCGATTATAAAGCGCTTGTGATTGTTAGCCCAACGGCGGCCGCTTCAGGACTGGCTGTTTGGCAAGCGCTTGAAGATGAGCGTCAAGCTCAAAACCATGACAATGACAATGACAATAATGAGCGAAAAAACATAGCAATTAATGCTCTGCAAGCGCCGAGCCACTTGATTGCCGTGGGTGAAGCGACTGCGTCGGTATTAAACAATGCCAAAATCGAGGCGTCGAATTATCAAGTGCTTCAGCCTCACATTGCCAATAACGAAGGTATGCTAGCGATGCCTGAAATTGAACGTTTACAAGCAGGTGACAAGTTGCTCGTGTGGCGCGGATTGGGTGGTAGGCGACTATTGGTCGATACGTTGCTGGCACGCGGTGTGCATATCGATAGTATTGCTTGGTATGAGCGCATAATGCCAGTCGAGGCGATGGCTCAATATGAGCAGTGGCTAAAAGAATTTTTAACCGATAATTTAACGCATAATATGATGCAAGATGCGTTGGCAGCGCATCAACCAAAGCCAATCGTTGTGATCAGTAGCGGTACAGCCTTTGAGCATTGGGAAAGTATCGTTCGGGCTGTGGCAGAAAAGGCATTAAAGCAAGAAACAGCCAGAGAAACCCCCGCTATTTTGCCCTATAAATTGTCAGACTTTTCTTATGTGGTGTTGGGTGAGCGTTTAGCCAATATGGTCGCTGAGCAGCAATTAAGTTATTGGCGTGTGGAAGATTTGGCGCCAGAAACCATTCTTGCTGCTATCCATGCTAAAGCCTGTTGA
- a CDS encoding acyl-CoA thioesterase → MDSLNQAAHVASNIADNHPDELSHYPIIHHQPIHWGEMDAFNHLNNVIYYRYAESARIGYLQALGMFDGSMVTVLAQSSCQYLRPVTYPDTLLLGVRCQRLGNTSIVMEYSYYSTAQAAIVATAEAVVVRLDSEGKRKLAWTEEERARLLALEAKVGHIPKL, encoded by the coding sequence ATGGACAGTTTGAATCAAGCAGCACATGTAGCCTCCAATATCGCAGATAATCATCCTGACGAATTGTCTCATTACCCCATTATTCATCACCAGCCCATTCACTGGGGCGAGATGGATGCGTTTAACCATTTAAATAACGTGATTTATTACCGTTACGCTGAATCAGCACGAATTGGCTATTTGCAGGCGCTAGGTATGTTTGATGGCAGTATGGTGACGGTATTGGCACAATCAAGTTGCCAGTATTTACGCCCAGTGACTTATCCTGATACTTTGCTATTAGGAGTGCGCTGTCAGCGTTTAGGGAATACGAGTATCGTGATGGAATATAGCTACTATAGCACCGCGCAAGCAGCCATCGTCGCGACGGCTGAGGCAGTCGTGGTACGGCTCGATAGTGAGGGAAAGCGTAAGTTAGCTTGGACAGAGGAAGAGCGCGCTCGGCTATTGGCATTAGAAGCAAAAGTTGGTCATATACCGAAGCTTTAG
- the ribBA gene encoding bifunctional 3,4-dihydroxy-2-butanone-4-phosphate synthase/GTP cyclohydrolase II, which translates to MSLNTIPEIIEDIRAGKMVILMDDEDRENEGDIIMAATHVRPEDINFMITHARGLVCLTLSQARCQQLALPLMSDRNEAKFSTNFTVSIEAAEGVTTGISAADRARTIQAAVSSSAKPEDIVQPGHIFPIMAQNGGVLHRAGHTEAGCDLARLAGLEPAAVIVEIINADGTMARRDDLEIFAEEHGIKMGTIADLINYRIANEQTVEEIESRPFETEYGTFTLHRFREFGADETHLALVKGDVSEGVSTVRVHGFHPLRDLFAAKNDMTGRSGWSVRSALEEISNSDRGVLVWIGSNQPIDLGDALDKAADNESQSTITQQPYRSIGVGAQILRHLGVRDMRLLSSPMKFYALSGFDLNVIDFVHAPKQD; encoded by the coding sequence ATGAGTTTAAATACGATTCCTGAGATTATCGAAGACATTCGTGCTGGCAAGATGGTCATCTTAATGGATGATGAAGACCGTGAAAATGAAGGTGATATCATCATGGCAGCGACCCATGTGCGCCCTGAAGATATTAACTTTATGATTACTCATGCACGTGGTTTGGTCTGCTTGACCTTGTCACAAGCACGCTGCCAACAGTTGGCATTGCCGCTGATGTCTGATCGTAACGAAGCAAAATTTAGCACCAACTTTACGGTTTCTATCGAAGCCGCTGAAGGCGTTACAACGGGTATCTCTGCTGCTGATCGCGCTCGTACGATTCAAGCCGCGGTTTCTTCTTCGGCAAAACCTGAAGACATCGTCCAGCCTGGACATATCTTCCCAATCATGGCTCAAAATGGTGGCGTCTTGCACCGCGCTGGGCATACAGAAGCTGGTTGTGATTTAGCACGCCTAGCAGGGCTTGAGCCCGCAGCAGTGATTGTCGAAATCATTAATGCTGATGGTACGATGGCGCGCCGTGATGACCTTGAGATATTTGCCGAAGAGCATGGCATCAAGATGGGTACAATTGCTGACCTCATCAACTACCGCATCGCGAACGAGCAAACGGTAGAAGAAATTGAGTCGCGTCCTTTTGAAACGGAATACGGCACCTTTACGCTACATCGCTTCCGCGAATTTGGCGCTGATGAAACGCATTTGGCTTTGGTAAAAGGCGATGTGAGCGAAGGCGTCAGCACTGTCCGTGTCCATGGTTTTCACCCACTACGCGACTTGTTTGCTGCCAAAAATGATATGACGGGTCGTAGCGGCTGGAGCGTACGCTCAGCGCTGGAGGAAATAAGCAACTCAGATCGCGGCGTATTAGTTTGGATTGGTAGCAACCAGCCAATAGATTTAGGAGATGCGTTAGACAAAGCGGCAGACAATGAATCGCAATCGACCATTACTCAGCAGCCGTATCGCAGCATTGGTGTTGGTGCACAGATTTTGCGTCATTTAGGCGTTCGTGATATGCGTTTATTATCATCACCCATGAAGTTTTACGCATTATCAGGCTTTGACTTGAACGTCATCGATTTCGTACATGCGCCAAAGCAAGATTAA
- a CDS encoding replication-associated recombination protein A: MPPNFHADTPLAQRMRPTTLDAIIGQEHLLAAGAPLRRLVEQGHLPSIILHGEAGIGKTTIAMLLADAVGRPFHALSALNTGVKQLREVLDNKDSLAFESPVVFIDEIHRFNKAQQDALLGAVESGDITLIGATTENPSFSVNNALLSRCQVYRLEPLTPEQISAVLQRAISEDSVLNNLTVDLQAKDTISQLAHGDARKALNLLELAIQTADTKQSPLVINDELVARVAQTALVRYDKDGEQHYDIISAMIKSVRGSDPDAALYWMARMLVGGEPADFIARRLVILASEDIGNANPNALLLADAALRSVQSIGMPEARIILGQVVVYLATSAKSNSTYKAINAAMALAEKDASPVPLHLRNGVTKLMRNQGYGQGYAYPHDYPNHYYPQSYLPDNLVGSSFYEFADNQREQHSKQFMDWLKSQAASND, translated from the coding sequence ATGCCGCCTAATTTTCATGCCGATACACCCCTTGCCCAGCGTATGCGCCCAACGACACTTGATGCAATCATTGGTCAAGAACATCTACTGGCAGCAGGTGCGCCCTTGCGGCGTTTGGTCGAACAAGGGCATCTGCCATCGATTATTTTGCATGGTGAAGCTGGCATCGGTAAAACGACTATTGCCATGCTGTTGGCTGATGCTGTTGGCAGACCTTTTCATGCCTTGTCTGCCTTGAATACTGGGGTCAAACAGCTGCGAGAAGTATTAGACAATAAGGACTCATTAGCATTTGAGTCGCCAGTGGTTTTTATCGATGAGATACACCGCTTTAACAAGGCTCAGCAGGATGCCTTACTGGGCGCGGTCGAATCTGGTGATATTACCTTGATTGGTGCGACAACTGAAAACCCCTCCTTTAGTGTCAATAATGCCCTGCTATCACGTTGCCAAGTGTATCGTTTAGAGCCACTGACGCCTGAGCAAATCAGTGCGGTATTGCAAAGGGCAATTTCAGAAGATTCAGTGCTGAATAATTTGACGGTTGATTTACAAGCAAAGGACACTATCAGCCAACTGGCGCATGGCGATGCTAGAAAGGCGCTAAATTTATTAGAGCTGGCTATTCAAACGGCGGACACTAAGCAATCACCGCTCGTCATTAACGATGAATTGGTCGCCCGTGTCGCTCAGACCGCGCTGGTACGCTATGACAAAGATGGCGAGCAGCATTACGATATTATCTCGGCGATGATAAAGTCCGTACGTGGCTCAGACCCTGATGCTGCGCTTTATTGGATGGCGCGGATGTTAGTTGGCGGTGAGCCTGCTGATTTTATCGCGCGGCGTTTGGTCATCTTGGCCAGTGAAGATATTGGTAATGCCAACCCTAATGCTTTACTCCTTGCCGATGCAGCATTACGTAGTGTGCAGTCAATTGGTATGCCAGAAGCGCGTATTATCTTGGGGCAAGTAGTGGTTTATTTGGCGACCAGTGCTAAAAGTAACAGCACTTATAAAGCCATCAACGCTGCGATGGCGTTAGCAGAAAAAGATGCCTCTCCTGTGCCGCTACACCTACGTAATGGCGTGACTAAACTGATGCGCAATCAAGGCTATGGTCAAGGTTACGCCTATCCACACGATTATCCCAATCACTATTATCCGCAAAGCTATTTGCCAGACAATTTAGTTGGTAGCAGCTTTTATGAATTTGCCGACAACCAACGCGAGCAACACAGTAAACAGTTTATGGATTGGCTAAAAAGCCAAGCAGCCAGTAATGACTGA